Part of the Musa acuminata AAA Group cultivar baxijiao chromosome BXJ2-7, Cavendish_Baxijiao_AAA, whole genome shotgun sequence genome is shown below.
GTAAAAAAGCACGAGGTACATTTTTATTTAACCCTTTCATGTTAATGcatgataaattaatattttttaaatggacGAGCTATTAAGGATAAACTTTGCAAACTGCTTTTCCTATGTTTCATATTATTGATAGGCATGTGTATGCTTTCATATATTAACATTTTCATTTTAAAACCCTAAAGTGTTATGATTTTTCTGGAAATGTCTTCTTCTGCAACGTTTACACTAATTTTCTTCCCAAATATGATAATCTCATCTTCTTGATGGTGGAAGCAACTTGAATATTGCCATGTAGgagattatatatatacacacataaatTTCATTTGAGCAAGTTTGATTCTTAATCATTGTTTGCAACATTCTTGCATCATTATATTGTTAAGATGTCTCACAACAGTAGTAGAGAAGTAAAGGTTCTATCTAGCTTAGTTGCTTGATCGTTGTAACAAGATCCTGCAATTAATTTCTGTCATCATCATTTAAAAGGAAAAAGATGATCTGACACAATGATTGTTCTTGTTCAACATTTTTCATTCAGATGTTTCATTTCTGAGCTGTGTAACTGAGTGAGACGTGGTTGCGAGTAAAGTAGAATAAAATGacaaaacaaaaataatatgaatttaTTTTGTAATTGTGATATCAAGAGGTTGCTTCATAACTGTTATAGGATCTTGCTCGAAATGCTCGATATGAACAAATATGGAAGAGCAGAAGGGGATGTACAGATGCAGCAGAAGAGGGTTTACATGAAATATGTCGTCTGTATGACATTGTCCGAGTTGACCTTGAGCATGAAACTAATGAAAGGGTGCATAAGCCCGAGTAAGTTGCACGATGCAGTAATGTttgtcttctgcatctttttggcATCTTCTTTGATGATTTTAGACGTACTTCTTGAACTCAGAGTTGGTCCTGCCAATGATAGTGGAATCTTGTGTACATGAATGCAGTTTTATTTCTGCTGATGATGGTGCAATCTTGTGTAACTATCTGCCACTTTTAATGGAATATCTTCCAGAAACAGCTGTAGAGATTGAATCTGGCATCAGGGAGTCTAAAGAAGGTTTCATCTACTTCTTTATTTTACACTCTTTAGCGTGTAGTAGCATTTTATGTTTATGCTTCAAATCAGTGGATATTAATTGGCTGGTTCTAACTGTGGCCATCAGGATATATGTTCGTGTGTTTTTAATATGAAAAAGCAATTTTATTCCTAGAAATGCATGCTGATTCACAAATGGAATTTCCAGCTTTGGTTTGTTTGTTTCTAGTTATGGCATTCCATAGTGCTACCGAAGTTTATACAAATGTTTTCATGGGTCTTAAAGGAAATAAATGTATAGCATTTGTCCTTATTAAGATctagtgtcttttttttttttgcagttagTACATCTATTGCTTATGCATCTTGAATCTTGTTTTACTTTTCTATATCAATGATTTATTTCGAACACCTGCTTTGTTGAAGACGATCTATGATGTTTGGAAatcctagaaataaaagatcatgtATATATTTTGATGTCAAGCTGGGGAAAATTAGTGTCTTAGAATATATTTGATTTGGTTGACAAAATAGAacgtttaaaatatatcaaaattacatgttttttaaGGTAGAGTAACACAGTGGTGGTTTGCTATGATTGGTATACTTTGATATTATTGGTTGGTAAATAATATGGGTGTTGCATTAAAATCTTTCCACCgctcttttattttcttgttgagCATCATTTATAGTTCACATTGATATGACCTGTAAACTGATTTGGTTGTTTGTCAAGGATGGTGCAAACACTGGTAAATGATTTTTACTGTCCTGGTGAACAGATAACTATGTTTATGACCTGTATACTGTTGGTGATGGTCTGGTCACAACCACCGGAGACACAACCAAGTTTCCGCTGTAAGAATCTGGGACACATGGTTGATGTTATGATGTTTGATTGTCAGTGATGAAGATATTCTAACATGTACTGTTTGTTACAGAGTGCAGGTAGCCGATGATGACTTTTATGAGGGACCATTGGAATCTGATTATGAAACTGATGATTCAAATGGTTTGTATTTTTTTCTGTCCCTTCAataatgtttattttttttcGATCCCTAGATAGCTGtactgaagttttttttttttctttcctttttctttgtgcTAACTGCAGCTGAATGCAATACGCGGAATGATTATCCTGATGAAGAGTCATCTGGAGATGAAGCCAAAGGTGAAGATAGAGATGATTTCTTTGATGACCTAGAAGGTTCAGATTCAGATTCAGATTCGCAGGAAGAAGTTGATTTTGATGAAGAAGTTGATAGTGATGAAAAAGCTGATATTGATAAAGAAGATGACAAGGACTAGAGATGGGTGATACCGTTAAAATGCTCGATAGCTATTCAATCTCTGAGACAATGAAGTTGGAAAGAACCATGCTTTTGCAGCGTACTTTGCCCCGGGTTGAAGACATCTCGAATAGTCCATTTTAGTGTTTGAGGATGCCGAAGAATCTTGAGAAGCGCAATGTTGTAGTTAAAAACATCTATAGTGAAGTCCTTTGATGCTGAAACAGCTTTCAGACGAGGATGGAGTCTGTGAATCATGCTTTTCCTTGATGCTATAATGATCCATACAGGAAATGCATTTGTTCGTGGTAGTAACGATGAGGGTTTTACGACAGCCTTACAATCCTACCGTTTCCGCCGTAGCCAGGGCATGTCTCCGCAAGCGGAAGGCATCCTTCCACAAAGTTGACGTGATCGGATAGTAATGGCTGATGCTTCTGCTCGTGCCAGCCTACCGACAGATTCCTACTCTCTATTGCCCCCCAGGTGGCTAACGATGTTGGAGCCGATGGCTATGGAGCTTGTAACTACAGCCAGAGCTAACATGACCGACGCTACTACTTTATCCCTTGTCTTCGATATCCCTTCCACGTCCCTGCAACAAGCACCAGTTTCATCAGGACACGTTGGAGCGCAGCAGCAGTTCAGGTGGATCAAGATCATCATCGTACCTTAGAACGATGGCGGCCGGGAAGATGAGCGAGATGCAGACCGCGGTCGTCGATCCAAAGAACTGGAACAAGGTCCATATGCTCGGGAAAAGTATGGAGGCCGTATAGATGAACCCCAGCAACAACACCGTAAGGAGCACGAAGCGGCAGGTGTCGGATGCGTGGTGGCTGGCCCGGGGTAAGAGGAGCTCATCGATGCTGATCCGTAGCGAGAAGAACAGCAGGGGGAACACCAGCGCCAGGTGCAGGACGTAGCTCAGGCGGACCGCGTCGTTGAGGAGACTGCCGATGGGCGAACccgtgtctcgatcgaagttggaCAGGACGTCCGCCATCGTCGACTCGCCAAACAGAAGATAGCCGAAGAACCCGATGGCCGCATAGATGACTGAGCATAGCAATATGGAGATCCGGACCGCCACCATCATATCGGAAGTTTTGCTGAGTTCGGCTCGGATAGGATGAACTGCAACTCGCGGCAGATGCATATAATAAGTATTTGGAAGGGAGATGCAGTACAACTATTCGAGTATGTGCGCATAGGAGAAGTAAGAGATTGGTCTTACCGTTGAAGTGGAAGGTGAAGGCCACGACAATGATCGGAACGGCAGTAAAGAGCTCGAAAATGGAAGACATGTGACCAAAGTCGGGTAGCAACCTCGGGGTTTCCGTGGCGCCCTGGAAGAGAGCATAGAGAGCCATGCCGGTGCTTATGCACATAAACACCACGGCGAGGAGCACCGATATCGCCGACGTGAACCTGAGCGAGTCTGCCATTACACGCAAATGCGGATGCCACAGTCGTAAGATCACCAAAGCAAAGCACCGCACGCTACATTTAGATGTATCGATAGCATATGTACATATGTTCCAGGAATTGAGTGTCTCTCACCGACGCGTCTGAGGAGGACCAGCGGGAGCATGATGAAGACGGCGGTGAAGAGCAGCGCCACCGCGCGGGCGTTCCACCACCGCTCCCCGAACCACTCCTGCAGCACCCCTATGTGGGCCACCCCCTCCGATTGACTCCCAGACAGAACGTCCCCTGGGCCCGACACGAAAACATAAGCACACCGTCAGCGTCCCGTCCCACCCGCCTCCCCCCTTCCCCTCCTCGGTCCGTACAACATGTGAATCACGAGGCGGGTCGGCGACGACAGATCACGAAATGGAAGCGGCAACGTGGTAGGGGTGAGTCGTCCTTCCTTGTCTCGAGCGGGTGACACGACCTATCACCAACCCGTGCTTCGGACGCTGTCCCTACGTAGGGTCGATGGGTGGAACGTCACCCGTCGAGACCGGCAGGGCGAACTTGCCCCCGCCTGTCACGGCTCATATGGCCTGGTTCCCGCACCTCTGAACTTGATGCAGGTTGGCGAGACGCCACGAACGGGTAAGGGAAAAGTTTGGGAGACTGTCTCCTTACCTATGATGACGAGGTAGACGGTGAGCGTCCCGGCGGTGGTGAGTCCGACGCAGACGTGGAGCGCCAACGAGCCCGCGCGGCCGAAGGCCTCCCCCATGGCGGCCGCATACGAGAACGGCGCAGCGCCGCCCGACCCCGCGTACCGCAGCAAGAACTCAGCGGAGGCGTCCGCCAGGAACGCTGCTGCGACGACGAGGAAGAGCGCTGGGACGACTCCGAGCACCCGCACCGCCGCCGGGAGCGACATGATCCCCGCCCCAATGATGGTCGTCGCCAGGTTGAACACCGCGCCGGGGACAGACGCTTCACGGCCTCCGTCGCCATTCGACGCCGCGATGGGCCGAAAATCCGGCAGCAATGGCGCGACCGCGTCGCCACCCTTCGCCGGAGACGACAGCTTCATCCGGCCTGTGATCTTTAGAGGACGCGGAGTGGAGAGAGGGTCCGCACTGGTTTTAAGAACCTATATAGAAAGATGGGACTGACAATTTTACTAAATTAGCCTTAATGATAGGGAATACGGGGGGCCGTATTAAGAACAATGTTCGTGGGTTGACTGCGGTCAAAGTAAGGTAAATATGTCATTTTAGCTGATTGTACTCGGAAAGCATGCAATGTGCGAGATACGATCACCATATTGTGCCCAATTAAAAAGAACCACGTCATCACGTTTATACGGGGACAACCCTCATTGGCCTACTCGCGTCGTGCGTGTGAGGTGGCGTGTAGGAGCTGCACCCATCGTTGGTGTATCAAGAGCTAAACTGCACGGGGCGACGAGTTACAGTAAGTTGGAAGCCAACAATGATTGATGTACATGGACGGGAAGTTGGATCGAGGGGGTAATCCGCCCACAGCTTGTTCTCCTCGTCAATCCGAGCGCCACCCGCCAGCCCACCGGTTCGCTGATTGGGCAGCTGATGTGGGTCCAGCACTACTAGTTTCAGGCTGTTTGTCGCGCGACGGAGTGCGTATCTCTTCATCCGTCTGCCGCAGCCCAAGTATACTTACGTGTGCCTGCCTCCGTCTCAATACCTTTGTCCAAACATAGTCATCGGATTCAAACCATCTAAATTGGTAGATCGAAAATATCAAGAACAAATTTTGATCCATGGACTTCTGCAGAAAGTCCAGGTCTCGCCGTCTCCTACAGCACCTGCTGCGTGATGATCCATGACAATGACTCCTCCTGTACCTGAAAGCCCAATGGGTTTGTGGTCCATCAATGACCGAGTTCGAACTTTAAGCAATCATGTCGGAGATCGGAGCAGCACTCCGTGAAGGACGTCCGGGAATGAGTCAATGCTCTGCTCAGTTCTGATGCGGTCTGTTCTGGTCAAGATTGACTTTGGAGTTCATTCCTCGTTCCACCATGGCGGGGCTGCCGTATGAAACAAGCTCCGCTCTCCCACCAACAAGGAGAAAACAACAAGAAGACTTCATCGGTCAGGCTGCTACCTGGTCAACAATGGCTTACAGTCTGCTGCCGTCTTATTAATGCCAATGTAACAGTTTGAGTTGCCTTTCCTCTCTGTGTTTGTTTGACCCCGTGGTGTTTGAACGGCTGATGGCAGTTGGGATCTACCGGTCTTTTCCCTGTGATCTTGCCGTCTCTCTTTATTAAGCCTCTGTCTCTTTTTGTTCTTTCTGTGATCCGTAATCTGTCTGTCAACAAGAGAAAGCTTTCATGGCTCCTTTCCTGTGACATCGACTCCTTTCCTTTGGGAAAGCTG
Proteins encoded:
- the LOC135617747 gene encoding RNA-directed DNA methylation 4-like — protein: MSDFAALSDEPSTSATPSASNPVSGKPVVVRVKRKSFQSRVDAFWLEINGRPLKKQLLDFANLSISDADTGKVLEEFGTKKLLVQHLETVRASEDIKDMLHCFLHESSYSKELKGRSEERGSILKPDKKQDQLRSVAVKKHEDLARNARYEQIWKSRRGCTDAAEEGLHEICRLYDIVRVDLEHETNERVHKPDFISADDGAILCNYLPLLMEYLPETAVEIESGIRESKEDNYVYDLYTVGDGLVTTTGDTTKFPLVQVADDDFYEGPLESDYETDDSNAECNTRNDYPDEESSGDEAKGEDRDDFFDDLEGSDSDSDSQEEVDFDEEVDSDEKADIDKEDDKD
- the LOC135617746 gene encoding amino acid transporter AVT6D-like, producing the protein MKLSSPAKGGDAVAPLLPDFRPIAASNGDGGREASVPGAVFNLATTIIGAGIMSLPAAVRVLGVVPALFLVVAAAFLADASAEFLLRYAGSGGAAPFSYAAAMGEAFGRAGSLALHVCVGLTTAGTLTVYLVIIGDVLSGSQSEGVAHIGVLQEWFGERWWNARAVALLFTAVFIMLPLVLLRRVDSLRFTSAISVLLAVVFMCISTGMALYALFQGATETPRLLPDFGHMSSIFELFTAVPIIVVAFTFHFNVHPIRAELSKTSDMMVAVRISILLCSVIYAAIGFFGYLLFGESTMADVLSNFDRDTGSPIGSLLNDAVRLSYVLHLALVFPLLFFSLRISIDELLLPRASHHASDTCRFVLLTVLLLGFIYTASILFPSIWTLFQFFGSTTAVCISLIFPAAIVLRDVEGISKTRDKVVASVMLALAVVTSSIAIGSNIVSHLGGNRE